A genomic region of Miscanthus floridulus cultivar M001 chromosome 3, ASM1932011v1, whole genome shotgun sequence contains the following coding sequences:
- the LOC136546355 gene encoding G-type lectin S-receptor-like serine/threonine-protein kinase At5g35370 — MSPLPPALPRSLAFLGLVLILLPARAADAGPLATELLRPPFTASNILYVDTGGAFLESKSGAFKAAVLNPGQGQQQDRFYLVVLHAPSATLVWSGNRDAPTTSSGSVKLTSQGLTVSNPDGTVLWSTPSQLRSPVVALRLQDSGNLQLLDAGNASLWQSFDNATDTLLPGQQLRAGAYLSAARSATDLAEGNYRLGVTTADLVLTWQASTYWRLSNDVRSYKDRNVAVASVLVNASGLFAVAADGGLVFRVDLREAAFPVLKLGYDGRLRITSYPLVNSSASLGRDFVAPANDCDLPLQCPPLGLCSTAGNSSTCTCPPLFAASSTTPAACTPGDGSALASPALCQSSNSTVSPAYLVLKSQAAYFATKFDPPIKTGVNHNACRGLCSTSCGCLAYFYDNSSLSCYVIQGKQLGSLYFSSSASALGYIKTVPLANNATRSNSSASSANRVVPIVLPSIAAFLLLAVIACYACWRRMRMNGKKKKGKSTGVKQLYMGRQKDTGNADADDDEEDDNVVVPGMPTRFSYMEIAAMTANFGTKIGSGGFGSVYKGELPGVEGLVAVKKLEAVGVQAKREFCTEITVIANIRHVNLVRLRGFCAEGSRRLLVYEYMNRGSLDRSLFGRTGPVLEWGERMEVALGAARGLAYLHTGCDQKIVHCDVKPENILLADGGQVKISDFGLAKLMSPEQSALFTTMRGTRGYLAPEWLSNAAISDRADVYSFGMVLLELIHGRKNRGEQINDNVAVAVPVAGSSVQSDWPSGWSSATAASSPSGASGSGDEYFPMVAMELHEQGRHLDLVDPRLEGRVDEAEAARAVRIALCCLHQDPAQRPSIAAVVRMLEGTVAPPEPRVEALGFLRLYGRGHAVPNTSLIAIIDGRRLAVD, encoded by the coding sequence ATGTCTCCGCTCCCGCCCGCTCTGccgcgctcgctcgcgttcctggGCTTGGTTCTGATCCTCTTGCCCGCCCGCGCCGCGGACGCTGGGCCGCTGGCGACGGAGCTCCTGCGACCTCCCTTCACCGCCTCTAACATCCTGTACGTCGACACCGGCGGAGCGTTCCTAGAGTCCAAGAGCGGCGCGTTCAAGGCCGCCGTGCTGAACCCCGGGCAGGGGCAGCAGCAGGACCGGTTCTACCTCGTCGTCCTGCACGCCCCGTCCGCCACGCTGGTCTGGTCGGGCAACCGCGACGCGCCGACGACGTCGTCGGGATCGGTGAAGCTCACTTCGCAGGGGCTCACGGTGTCGAACCCCGATGGAACGGTGCTGTGGTCGACGCCGTCGCAGCTGCGCTCGCCCGTCGTGGCTCTGAGGCTGCAGGACAGCGGGAACCTGCAGCTGCTGGACGCCGGGAACGCGTCGCTGTGGCAGTCGTTCGATAACGCCACCGACACGCTGCTCCCGGGGCAGCAGCTACGCGCCGGCGCGTACCTGTCGGCGGCGAGGAGCGCCACCGATCTCGCGGAGGGGAACTACCGGCTCGGCGTGACGACCGCGGATTTGGTGTTGACGTGGCAGGCGTCCACGTACTGGCGGCTGTCGAACGATGTCCGCTCCTACAAGGATCGCAACGTCGCGGTGGCGTCCGTGTTGGTGAACGCGTCGGGCTTGTTCGCCGTTGCTGCCGATGGCGGCCTCGTGTTCCGCGTGGACCTCAGGGAGGCGGCGTTCCCCGTGCTGAAGCTGGGATACGACGGCCGACTGCGCATCACGAGCTATCCGCTGGTGAACTCCTCGGCGTCGCTTGGAAGAGACTTCGTGGCGCCGGCCAACGACTGCGACCTCCCGCTTCAGTGCCCGCCCCTCGGGCTCTGCTCCACGGCGGGCAACAGCTCGACCTGCACCTGCCCGCCGCTCTTCGCCGCCTCATCGACGACCCCCGCTGCGTGCACTCCGGGGGACGGCTCGGCGCTCGCGTCGCCGGCCTTGTGCCAGAGCAGCAACAGCACCGTGTCCCCGGCTTACCTCGTCCTCAAGTCGCAGGCGGCCTACTTCGCCACGAAGTTTGATCCGCCGATCAAGACCGGCGTCAACCACAACGCGTGCCGCGGCCTCTGCTCCACGAGCTGCGGCTGCCTCGCCTACTTCTACGACAACTCCTCCCTAAGTTGCTACGTGATCCAAGGAAAGCAGCTCGGCTCGCTATATTTTAGCTCTTCTGCTTCAGCCTTGGGATACATCAAGACGGTCCCTTTGGCGAACAATGCTACAAGAAGCAATTCAAGCGCGTCGTCGGCAAACCGTGTCGTCCCAATCGTCCTGCCATCCATCGCAGCGTTCCTACTACTCGCCGTGATCGCATGTTACGCGTGCTGGAGGAGAATGAGGATGAACGGCAAGAAAAAGAAGGGCAAGAGCACAGGCGTCAAGCAGTTGTACATGGGCCGTCAAAAGGACACCGGTAACGCGGACGCGGACGACGACGAGGAAGATGACAACGTCGTCGTACCGGGCATGCCGACGCGGTTTAGCTACATGGAGATTGCGGCGATGACCGCCAACTTCGGGACGAAAATCGGCTCCGGCGGGTTCGGCTCTGTGTACAAAGGGGAACTCCCCGGCGTCGAGGGGCTCGTCGCGGTGAAGAAGCTGGAGGCCGTCGGCGTGCAGGCCAAGCGGGAGTTCTGCACTGAGATCACGGTCATCGCCAACATCCGGCACGTCAATCTCGTGCGCCTCCGCGGTTTCTGCGCGGAGGGCTCGCGCCGGCTGCTCGTCTACGAGTACATGAACCGCGGCTCGCTTGACCGGTCGCTGTTCGGGCGCACGGGGCCAGTTCTGGAGTGGGGGGAGCGCATGGAGGTGGCGCTCGGCGCGGCTCGCGGCCTCGCGTACCTGCACACCGGGTGCGACCAGAAGATCGTGCACTGCGACGTGAAGCCGGAGAACATCCTGCTGGCCGACGGCGGGCAGGTTAAGATCTCTGATTTCGGCCTTGCCAAGCTGATGTCTCCGGAGCAGTCGGCACTGTTCACCACCATGCGCGGCACCCGCGGGTACCTGGCCCCGGAGTGGCTCAGCAACGCCGCCATCTCGGACCGCGCTGACGTGTACAGTTTCGGTATGGTGCTGCTGGAGCTGATACACGGGAGGAAGAACAGGGGTGAGCAGATCAACGAcaacgtcgccgtcgccgtccctGTCGCCGGCAGCAGCGTGCAGTCGGACTGGCCGTCCGGGTGGAGCAGCGCGACGGCTGCGTCTTCGCCGAGTGGCGCCAGCGGCAGTGGCGATGAGTACTTCCCGATGGTGGCCATGGAGCTCCACGAGCAGGGAAGGCACCTGGACCTGGTGGACCCGAGGCTGGAGGGCCGCGTGGACGAGGCCGAGGCGGCGCGTGCCGTGCGCATCGCCCTGTGCTGCCTGCACCAGGACCCCGCCCAGCGGCCGAGCATCGCCGCCGTGGTGCGGATGCTGGAAGGCACCGTGGCACCACCGGAGCCGCGCGTGGAGGCGCTCGGGTTCCTCCGCCTGTACGGGAGGGGCCACGCCGTGCCGAACACCTCCCTGATCGCCATCATCGACGGCCGGCGTCTCGCAGTTGATTGA